Below is a genomic region from Halobacterium sp. CBA1132.
ACCCTCTTCGAAGTCACCGACGTGTTCGGCACCCTCAAGGCCACCGTCACCGCGGACAACAGCGGCGTCTTCTGGCGCTCCCGCCGCCTCCCGCAGGTCGCCACCGGCGAGTACGTCTGCTCGGTCGGCACGGACGTCGACAAATACTAAACACGCACTTTTTGCTGTGGGAGCGGCCTGCGGCCGCTCCCTGGCAAAAACTTGCGGAAAAAGCACTCCTCGCTCCTGCCGGCAGAGCGGAGCTCTGCCGAGGTCACGTTCGCTTCACTCACGTGACTGCCGCTCACTTCGTTCGCGTTAGTCGGTCGTCGGCCTCGCGGCTGCGCCGCGAGTGAATCGCGCTCGCTTCGCTCGCGCGAATACTCGTTCATCGCCACGCTCAGGTAGCCCGTCCTCGTTCTCGGGAGTATGCTCGAATGCCGTTCCTGCGGTCGAACCCACGAGTCCGGGCCCGAGGAGCCGTGGCGCTGCGAGTGCGGGCACGCGCTCGACTTCGCCGAGCGGCCGCTGCCGGACAGCGACGAGCCGGACGTCGACCCCCGCGATGGCCTGTGGGCGTTCTCTGAGTTCCTCCCGATTGGCGAGGAAGTGACACTCGGCGAGGGGTGGACGCCGCTGGCGGACGCGCCCCACTGGGACGCCGAGTTCAAACTGGACTACGTGTTTCCGTCGGGGAGCTACAAGGACCGCGGCGCGGCGCTGACGCTCTCTCGGGCGGCGGAGTTGGGTGTCGAGCGCGTCGTCGAGGACTCCTCGGGGAACGCCGGCGCGGCCATCGCGCAGTACGCCGCGCGCGCCGGCATCGACGCCGACATCTACGTGCCGGCGGACGCCAAGCAGTCGAAACTCGACGCCATCGAGGCCGCGGGCGCGACGGCGGTCCGCGTCGAAGGGAGCCGGCAGGACGTGACCGACGCCTGCGTGGAGCGCGTGGAACGACGCTCCACGGAACGGTCGAGCGGCGACGAGCCGCGAGACGAAGCAGTCGGTGGCAATGCGTGGTACGCGAGTCACGCGTGGAACCCGGCGTTCTACGCGGGGACGTCGACGTTCGCGCTCGAACTCGCGGCGCAACGCGACTGGACCGTCCCGGACGCGGTGGTGCTCCCGC
It encodes:
- a CDS encoding pyridoxal-phosphate dependent enzyme, which translates into the protein MLECRSCGRTHESGPEEPWRCECGHALDFAERPLPDSDEPDVDPRDGLWAFSEFLPIGEEVTLGEGWTPLADAPHWDAEFKLDYVFPSGSYKDRGAALTLSRAAELGVERVVEDSSGNAGAAIAQYAARAGIDADIYVPADAKQSKLDAIEAAGATAVRVEGSRQDVTDACVERVERRSTERSSGDEPRDEAVGGNAWYASHAWNPAFYAGTSTFALELAAQRDWTVPDAVVLPLGHGTLFLGAYRGFAALEAAGWTDSVPQLLGVQAAGVAPVVEALHGSEEAGTNDVADGIQIREPARQNQLLDAIDATDGDAIACDAEATEDALDALHERGLYVEPTSAVGVAGLEAYRERGVLDAHDDVVVGLTGSGLKK